The Candidatus Parvarchaeota archaeon sequence ATAGATATCAGGGAGCCAAAAGCCGGTGATTTGGCTTTTTGCAAGCATATCAAGGCAGATGTGAGGGATGCTGCCAGGATGCTTGAATGCACAAAAGGCGCAAGTGCGATAATTCACCTTGCGGCCCAGACAAGTGTGCAAAAATCCCTGCAGGAGCCAACACTTGACTGGGAAACTAATTATTTGGGAACAAAGAACATGCTTGAGGCTGCAAGAAAGAATGATGTTGGCGTGTTTGTCTATGCCTCCTCTGCAGCAATTTACGGGCACCCGAAATATTTGCCTGTTGATGAAAAGCACCCTAAGTCGCCCCTTTCCCCTTATGGCATGTCCAAGCTTGCGGCAGACGAGCTTTGCGGCAAGTATTTTGAGCAGCATGGCTTGAAGACAGTCAGGCTCAGGCTTTTCAATGTCTATGGAGTGGGCCAGGACCCTGCTTCTCCTTATTCTGGCGTGATAACGAAATTTGCTCAGAAAATTAAGGATGGAAAGCCGCCGATTGTTTTTGGCGATGGCTCAAACACTCGCGACTTTGTGCATATAAGCGATGTTGTTGATGCTTTTTTGGCGTGCATTGAACAAAAAAATACGAAAAAAATTACGGAGAAAGGAGCATCTGGCAGCGGAGTATACGGCAAGGCATATGGCAGTGGAATATACGGCAAGGCATACAACATCGGCACTGGCATTGAGACAAGCATACTTGAGCTTGCAAAAAAAATGGTGCTTGTGTCAGGAAAAAAACTTGGGGTTGAATTTGCCCCCACCCAGAAAGGGGATATAGCAAAAAGCGTGGCCGAAGTGAGCGCGGCAAGAAGGGAGATTGGGTTTGAGGCAACGGTAAAGTTGGGGGAAGGATTGAAGGAATTGGTTTGAGGCCAAGATGAAGCTTGAGGATGGATTGAGGGCGATTAGAGTTTGAAGCGAGAGTGAGACTGGAAGAGGGGCTAAAAGAGCTTGTTGTTTGAAAGAGGATAGGGCTAGAAACATGGGCTAAGGAAAATTGGGATTTGAGACGAGAGCGAGATTGGAAGACGGGTTGAGGGAATTGATTGTTTAGGGGAAGTGGGTTGAAGGGCTTGTGGTTTGAAGTGAGAGCCTAGAAGAGTTCAATTTTAGCATATTATCAAATCAACTCATTTAAGGATTCAAATCTCCATCGTCTTTCCAATTCCCGGTATCCTCACGTTCATGTGCAGCTTCTTGAAATCCTCAGCCTTCTCAGTATGAATAGGGATTAGGAGCTTCGGGCTAATCGCCTTTATGAGGTCTGCCAAATCCTCCTTGCTTGCATGGCCCGAGCAGTGCGCCTTGTGGAAAGTCACCCCAAAGTGCTTCATCCAGTTCTCAAGCACCGTCCTTTCAGCCTCGTTTTCTTCTCCTTCAAGAAAGTGCTCGGACGAAGAGTATATG is a genomic window containing:
- a CDS encoding NAD-dependent epimerase/dehydratase family protein, giving the protein MAVVVTGASGFIGAHLCKKLFETTGQAPLNIDIREPKAGDLAFCKHIKADVRDAARMLECTKGASAIIHLAAQTSVQKSLQEPTLDWETNYLGTKNMLEAARKNDVGVFVYASSAAIYGHPKYLPVDEKHPKSPLSPYGMSKLAADELCGKYFEQHGLKTVRLRLFNVYGVGQDPASPYSGVITKFAQKIKDGKPPIVFGDGSNTRDFVHISDVVDAFLACIEQKNTKKITEKGASGSGVYGKAYGSGIYGKAYNIGTGIETSILELAKKMVLVSGKKLGVEFAPTQKGDIAKSVAEVSAARREIGFEATVKLGEGLKELV